ACCATTACGTTCTACCTGCACGAAGGAGGAACCTTCCACGACGGCACCCCGCTCGACGCCGCCGCGGTGAAGTGGAACTTTGACCTGTTCAGCGGCCGGGTGGTACCCGACTGGCTGAAAAAGGCCAGAGAGAAAAACCCCAAGCTCAAGTTCAACTCGAGCTACAAGCTCTACCTGTATCAAGTCACGAAAGCCGAGGTGGTGGACAAGTACACTGTCCGAATCCACCAGAGCGACGAAGGCAAGGCACAGACCCTCCCTGCGCTCGCCGGCTATTTCACGCGGCTGGTGCTGGTCTCGCCCACCGCCTACAACAGAAGCGTAGTTGATTTCAGAAAACATCCCATCTACGCGGGCCCCTTCAAGATGGTCGACTACAAGCCCAGACGCCATGTCATCATGGAGCGCCACAGCGGCTACTTCATGAAGAACCGGCCCTATCTGGACCGGATCGAAGTCTACTACATGCCCGATGCGACCCAGCGCCTGAACGCGCTGCGCACCGGACAGATCGACGTGATCCTCAACGTCCCGAAAGGGCTCGTCAAAACCCTGAAGCGGACCAAGGGCGTCGATATCTACACGGGCAAGGCGGGGACAACCTTCGCCTTCCCGGTCAACAATCAGCGCGGCCCATGGAAGGATATCCGCGTCCGCCGGGCGATGATCTGCTACGGCGTCAACCGCAAGCTTATCGTCAAGACCGCGCTGCGCGGGCTCACCGTGCCTTGGGTGACTTTCTCGGCTCCCGGCTCGCCGGATGCCATCGACCTGTCGGCCGAGTGTCCCTTCGATCCGGCGAAAGCCAAGCAGCTGCTCGCCGCCGCCGGCTTCGGCCCATCAAAGCCGCTGAAGTTCGTGATGACGATCAACAATACCGACCCGACCTTCGTCGAGATCGCGCAGATCATGAAAACGACCTACGCCGGGTTGGGCGCTCAAATGGACATCCGCGTTGTGGATCGGGCGACGTGGGTCAACATCTTCGTCCGCAAGCGGGTGGTGGACATGACCCTGCAGGACACGGTTCCGGTCCTCGACACCAACTCGAACAGCCACACCTTCTACTCGAAGACGTTTCTCGATTATTATATGATGAAGGACAAGAAGCTGGACGCGATCGTCGATAAATGGCGTGCCACGATGGACTCCGCGAAACGGCGCGAGATCAGCCATCAGATGCAGCGCTACATGTTCGACAACATGTACTTCGCGGCCCTGGCCGGCTCGCCTTACATCCAAGCCGTCCGGAGCCACGTGAAGGGATGGGTATTCAGGAACAAAATGGTTTTCGACTTTAAGGACACCTGGCTGGACAAGTAGCTCGTCCCGCGCCGGTAAAGGAAGATTCCATGCCATGAGAACTTACATCGCCCGGAGGCTGCTGCTCCTGATCCCCACCCTGCTCGGGATTACGGTCATCGTATTTTTCTCGATGCAGGCCATCCCCGGGGACCCGGTCGAGGTCTACCTCGGCAGCTTCTACGATGAGGTCACTGCGCAATCGATTCGCGCCGAATACGGTCTGGATCAGCCGGTCGTTGTCCAATATGTCCGTTGGGTCGGCCGGCTGGTCCAGGGAAACTGGGGAAAGGAGGTCCTCTCCGGCGATTCCGTCCTCTCGCGGATATCGGATCGCATTCTGGTGAGCGGGGAACTCATCATCGGGGCCAGGATCGTGGCGCTGCTCATCGCCATCCCCGCCGGGATCGTTTCCGCCACCCGCCCCTATACGGCCTCCGACTACACGGCCATGACGGGCGCCATGATAGGCGTTTCGATACCCGAATTCTTCGGAGGCATCCTGCTCGTGCTCTTCTTCTCCCTCCTGCTGGGCTGGCTGCCTGTGCAAGGCTACCAGCCCTGGTCCGCGGGAATCTGGGTGCACCTCTCCCACATGTTGCTGCCCATCTTCACCCTGGGATTCACGCGCGCGGGCATTCTCACCCGTCTCGTCCGGAGTTCCATGCTGGAGGTCATCAGCCAGGACTACATCACAACGGCCCGGGCCAAAGGGGTCAGCGAGATTTTCATAATCTGCCGCCATGCCCTGAAAAACGCCCTGATCCCCGTGGTGACCGTGATGGGCCTCCAGGTGGGCTTCCTCGTCGGCGGAACCATCGTCGTCGAGACGGTCTTTTCGATTCCCGGGCTCGGCCAATACGGCATCTCCGCCATCGCCAGCCGCGATTACCCGGCTGTGATGGGGTTTATCCTGATTTCCTCGACGGTGTTCGTTCTGACAAACCTGATCGTCGATCTGACCTACGCCGTCCTTAACCCAAGGATCCGCTATGGTTCTTGAACAGGAAATCATCCGCGTCGCCGTGCCCGAAGCAGAGGGCGCCACGGGTGACTCGGGAATGCTCAGCATCTTTTGGCGCAGGCTGCGGCGAAACAAATCCGCCATGACGGGTCTTTTCATCATTCTGATTCTTCTTTTCTGTGCCGCTTTCGCCAATTGGATCGCGCCGTTTTCCTACGAAAACCCCGCGGGCGAGGGACTTCAGTCTCCTTCTTGGACCCATCTATTCGGCACGGACGCCATCGGTCGCGACATGTTCAGCCGCGTCATTCACGGAACGCGCGTCGCTCTTTTCATCGGGCTGGGTTCGATCGTGCTGGCCTTCACGGTGGGCCTCCCCCTCGGAAT
The bacterium DNA segment above includes these coding regions:
- a CDS encoding ABC transporter substrate-binding protein, which gives rise to MKRLVAAIACMVFLLAFGVFSESEAAKRGGTLKIGIEGNVAHLDGTTALGTIIKFYRETMGAGLLTLDENYKIVPDLAKRWEVSNNGRTITFYLHEGGTFHDGTPLDAAAVKWNFDLFSGRVVPDWLKKAREKNPKLKFNSSYKLYLYQVTKAEVVDKYTVRIHQSDEGKAQTLPALAGYFTRLVLVSPTAYNRSVVDFRKHPIYAGPFKMVDYKPRRHVIMERHSGYFMKNRPYLDRIEVYYMPDATQRLNALRTGQIDVILNVPKGLVKTLKRTKGVDIYTGKAGTTFAFPVNNQRGPWKDIRVRRAMICYGVNRKLIVKTALRGLTVPWVTFSAPGSPDAIDLSAECPFDPAKAKQLLAAAGFGPSKPLKFVMTINNTDPTFVEIAQIMKTTYAGLGAQMDIRVVDRATWVNIFVRKRVVDMTLQDTVPVLDTNSNSHTFYSKTFLDYYMMKDKKLDAIVDKWRATMDSAKRREISHQMQRYMFDNMYFAALAGSPYIQAVRSHVKGWVFRNKMVFDFKDTWLDK
- a CDS encoding ABC transporter permease, which produces MRTYIARRLLLLIPTLLGITVIVFFSMQAIPGDPVEVYLGSFYDEVTAQSIRAEYGLDQPVVVQYVRWVGRLVQGNWGKEVLSGDSVLSRISDRILVSGELIIGARIVALLIAIPAGIVSATRPYTASDYTAMTGAMIGVSIPEFFGGILLVLFFSLLLGWLPVQGYQPWSAGIWVHLSHMLLPIFTLGFTRAGILTRLVRSSMLEVISQDYITTARAKGVSEIFIICRHALKNALIPVVTVMGLQVGFLVGGTIVVETVFSIPGLGQYGISAIASRDYPAVMGFILISSTVFVLTNLIVDLTYAVLNPRIRYGS